The segment AAAGTAATGGCAATCACAATGACCGCACGCTTCGATCAGCGCAGAGTTACTCGGCGATCGTTTCTCAAGCAACTGGCAGGCGGCGCGGCCGCGCTTGGCGCCGTGGGTGTCCTGACCAACAGCACCCTCGCCTCGGCCGGACCCGAAAAGCTGTACACCACCTCGGCGCTCAATCTTCGCTCGCAGCCGAGTCTCTCCGGCTCGGTGCTGCTGGTCATCCCGGCCGGCGCCGCGGTGGGCGATCAGGGCGAGCAGCAGAACGGTTTCACCAAGGTCTCCTACTCCGGCAGCATCGGCTGGGCCAAGAGCGACTATCTGACTGGCGGCAGCGGCGATAGCTCCGGCAGCGGCAATCCCAACAATGCTGCCTATCGCGGCCAGGCCAAGACGACATCATCGGTCAACATGCGCTCGGGCGCGGGGATGAGCTACGGTGTGAAGCTGGTGATTCCAGCTGGCGCGGTGGTCGACGTCTACGACGATTATGGGTACTACTTCTGGCTGGTGAACTACAACGGCCAGTTCGGTTGGGTGCACGACGATTTCCTCATCATGGACTACGACGAAGGATCGGATATGCCGGCCTATACCGGTATGGGCGTCACGACCGCGACGGTGAATCTGCGCGCCGGTGGAGGCACGGGCTATGAGGTGCTGGCGGTGGTCCCGTCGGGCGCCCAGATCGAGCTTTATGCCGGACCCGCCGGCAGCTGGGGCCGGGTGCGCTACAACGGCCAATTTGGCTACATCCATAGCGACTATATCGCCAGCGTGCTGTAGCCCAGCACGTCCAGCCAGTCTTCCACGCAACGCCCCTGGTTCACTCGACCAGGGGCGTTTCTGGTTGTGGTGACCAGACACGACGCGACGGCCCAAAGTGCCAGTTGGCCCGGCGTGATATTTCGGCTAGATTACGTTCATCAGACAACGCATATCTCCTGGTAGTGCCCCTGTTCTTGCTCGATACGCCGCCAGAAGGTGAAGGCCAGGACCCGTGGACGAGAATCGGCAGATCTACGACCACTTTCGCGCCATCGGCGAACGCCACGCCGCCGAGGTCTACCGGTGCTGGCAAGCGCGCGAGTTTCCCCAGGCGCTTTGGGATGAGCTCGGCCGCGAAGGTGTGCAGTCCGTTGCCACCTCCCGCGGCCAAGGACTCGAAGCGGGCGCGCTCTTTCTCGCCCAGGTGATGGAAGGGGTCACCTATGCCACCCTGGATGGTGGCTTCATGATCTCGGTCGCCGTTCACGGTGTGTT is part of the Thermomicrobiales bacterium genome and harbors:
- a CDS encoding SH3 domain-containing protein; its protein translation is MAITMTARFDQRRVTRRSFLKQLAGGAAALGAVGVLTNSTLASAGPEKLYTTSALNLRSQPSLSGSVLLVIPAGAAVGDQGEQQNGFTKVSYSGSIGWAKSDYLTGGSGDSSGSGNPNNAAYRGQAKTTSSVNMRSGAGMSYGVKLVIPAGAVVDVYDDYGYYFWLVNYNGQFGWVHDDFLIMDYDEGSDMPAYTGMGVTTATVNLRAGGGTGYEVLAVVPSGAQIELYAGPAGSWGRVRYNGQFGYIHSDYIASVL